One Tolypothrix bouteillei VB521301 DNA window includes the following coding sequences:
- a CDS encoding T3SS effector HopA1 family protein has product MLKSSKPLLKSLLDIASNIQIESSFCISHPKYQPFALPQQVAGRFQQTSPSLQQKYLSLLLRNFLHGIYYNGSLKKILIEKNGICPSNLPHKSLESDSQFKIDLPFYEQLHSSNHGVGYFDSGWEVLRQEPDGSMAVAKGGLTLYVERPANLETMVQSTKVGEVTAIWMPKNRIENGFYIAVSNVGQDLQVNLNGDFGVGRIYFNITPTGAIALMNSLTRLLNSAEIPFSFQVLHNRSSYGRYDSGILYFEREDYLAVRKILKAVYVKHQAHFHKDIPLFTKFLAPGLGLAEEPSQKFASQESFGMNRCQIVANALLESWENGDNSTEKRMSAIYQHFARLGIDLQRPYLNPDSEDIYSPLDRTNR; this is encoded by the coding sequence ATGTTAAAATCTTCAAAACCACTCTTAAAATCTCTCTTAGATATAGCTAGCAATATCCAAATTGAATCGAGCTTTTGCATTAGCCATCCTAAATACCAACCTTTTGCCTTACCACAACAAGTAGCAGGTAGATTTCAGCAAACTTCGCCCAGTTTACAACAAAAATATCTCTCTCTATTACTGCGGAATTTTCTTCACGGTATCTATTACAACGGTTCTCTAAAAAAGATACTTATAGAAAAAAATGGTATTTGTCCTAGTAACCTTCCACACAAAAGCTTAGAGAGCGATTCTCAATTTAAAATAGACTTACCGTTTTACGAACAACTACACAGTAGCAACCACGGTGTTGGTTATTTTGATTCTGGTTGGGAAGTCTTGCGACAAGAACCTGATGGTAGTATGGCAGTAGCCAAAGGTGGTTTAACACTATACGTTGAGCGTCCAGCCAACTTAGAAACAATGGTCCAGTCTACTAAAGTAGGTGAAGTCACTGCCATTTGGATGCCAAAAAATCGTATAGAAAATGGCTTCTATATAGCAGTTAGCAATGTCGGTCAGGATTTACAAGTCAATTTAAACGGTGATTTTGGAGTGGGGCGAATTTACTTTAATATAACCCCAACAGGTGCGATCGCTCTTATGAATAGTCTTACAAGGCTACTCAATTCTGCGGAAATTCCATTTAGTTTTCAAGTTCTACACAATCGCTCTAGTTACGGACGCTATGACTCAGGAATTCTGTACTTTGAACGCGAAGACTATTTAGCAGTGCGAAAAATTCTGAAAGCTGTCTATGTGAAGCATCAAGCTCATTTTCACAAAGACATTCCTCTATTCACTAAATTTTTAGCCCCAGGACTCGGTCTTGCAGAAGAACCAAGCCAAAAGTTTGCGTCTCAAGAAAGTTTCGGTATGAACCGTTGTCAAATTGTGGCTAATGCTTTATTAGAATCTTGGGAGAACGGCGATAATTCTACCGAGAAGAGGATGTCAGCAATTTACCAGCATTTTGCTCGGTTGGGTATCGATCTACAGCGTCCATACTTAAATCCAGATTCTGAGGATATTTATTCACCTTTAGATCGAACCAACAGATAA
- the menA gene encoding 2-carboxy-1,4-naphthoquinone phytyltransferase: MTTKLISYPKNKLWMAALKPPMYSVAIMPIWVGTAVAFAETKTFHGAVFSTFVAAAICILAWENLSNDVFDSETGIDKNKHHSLVNLTGNKTLIFWVGNLFLLLGLLGILAIAWWQQDLTVIGIILLCCALGYTYQGPPFRLGYQGLGEIICFFAFGPLAVSAAYYSQTANWSWRALVASVVVGIATSLILFCSHFHQVKDDIAAGKRSPIVRLGTQRGAEVLQWFTGSIYAIAFIGVIWGLFPSWTLLSWASLPFARKLCHHVQTNHNQPDKVNNCKFIAVSVHFWCCLLFGLGFVLG, encoded by the coding sequence ATGACTACAAAGCTGATTTCTTATCCCAAGAATAAGTTATGGATGGCGGCACTCAAACCGCCGATGTACAGCGTTGCTATTATGCCCATTTGGGTGGGTACAGCTGTTGCTTTTGCTGAAACGAAGACTTTTCATGGAGCAGTTTTTTCTACCTTTGTAGCTGCTGCAATTTGTATCCTAGCTTGGGAAAATCTCAGTAATGATGTCTTTGATTCAGAAACAGGGATTGATAAAAATAAACACCATTCTTTAGTCAACTTGACTGGGAATAAAACCCTCATATTCTGGGTGGGAAACTTATTTTTATTGCTGGGTTTGCTAGGAATATTAGCAATAGCTTGGTGGCAACAAGATTTAACCGTCATAGGTATAATCTTGTTATGCTGTGCTTTAGGCTATACATATCAAGGACCCCCTTTCCGTCTAGGATATCAGGGTTTGGGAGAAATCATTTGCTTTTTTGCCTTTGGTCCGTTAGCCGTATCAGCAGCTTACTACAGTCAAACGGCAAATTGGTCATGGCGGGCGTTGGTAGCTTCGGTAGTTGTTGGGATTGCCACGAGTTTAATTTTGTTCTGTTCTCACTTCCATCAAGTGAAAGACGACATAGCCGCAGGTAAGCGTTCTCCGATTGTCCGATTGGGTACGCAAAGAGGAGCGGAAGTCTTACAGTGGTTTACAGGTAGCATTTATGCGATCGCCTTCATTGGAGTGATTTGGGGACTGTTTCCAAGTTGGACTTTACTAAGTTGGGCAAGTTTACCCTTTGCAAGAAAATTATGTCACCATGTCCAAACAAATCACAACCAACCAGACAAGGTAAACAATTGTAAATTTATTGCAGTCTCAGTGCATTTTTGGTGCTGCTTGCTATTTGGCTTGGGGTTCGTATTAGGTTAG
- a CDS encoding o-succinylbenzoate synthase — MHYQFQFRPYQRRFVRSLTTSHGVWETREGIILKLTNDLGGVGWGEIAPISWFGSENQEEALSFCRQLPEAIADETIFSIPDELPACQFGFESAFWGLRAENWGLGDKGVSPTLSLNPKSLTYSALLPAGEDALEVWRTLWQGGYRTFKWKIGVYPVTEELRIFKRLAQTLPSLTKLRLDANGGLSYEEANLWLWTCDNLKTDSTLNLEIEFVEQPLSVDKFDSMLELSHCYHTPIALDESVATLHQLVACYQKGWREIFVIKPGIVGSPFRLRQFCLECEVDAVFSSVFETSIGRKPALQLAVELSRYNRAVGFGVNHFFAEEEEIWLENLW; from the coding sequence ATGCATTACCAATTCCAGTTCCGTCCCTATCAACGGAGATTTGTGCGATCGCTAACCACAAGTCACGGAGTTTGGGAGACTCGCGAAGGTATAATCCTCAAACTCACAAATGATTTGGGCGGAGTGGGTTGGGGCGAAATTGCACCCATCAGCTGGTTTGGTTCTGAAAACCAAGAGGAAGCTCTTTCGTTCTGTCGCCAGTTACCAGAAGCGATCGCAGACGAAACAATTTTTTCCATCCCTGATGAGTTACCTGCGTGTCAATTTGGTTTTGAGTCGGCTTTTTGGGGACTGAGGGCGGAGAACTGGGGATTGGGGGACAAGGGAGTTTCTCCTACTTTATCACTCAATCCAAAATCCCTAACATATAGCGCCCTATTACCTGCGGGAGAAGATGCATTGGAGGTATGGCGAACACTTTGGCAGGGGGGGTATCGTACTTTTAAATGGAAAATTGGTGTTTATCCTGTTACTGAAGAACTAAGAATTTTCAAAAGGCTCGCTCAAACCTTACCATCTTTGACAAAACTTCGGCTTGATGCAAACGGTGGATTGAGTTATGAAGAGGCTAACTTGTGGTTGTGGACTTGCGACAATCTTAAGACTGACAGTACTTTAAATTTAGAAATTGAATTTGTCGAACAGCCACTGTCTGTAGATAAGTTTGATTCCATGTTGGAATTGAGCCATTGCTATCACACTCCAATAGCTTTAGATGAATCTGTCGCAACACTCCACCAACTCGTAGCTTGTTACCAAAAAGGCTGGCGAGAGATTTTTGTTATTAAGCCGGGAATAGTGGGTTCGCCATTCCGTTTGCGTCAATTTTGCTTGGAGTGTGAAGTTGATGCTGTGTTTTCTTCTGTTTTTGAAACTTCTATTGGTAGAAAACCAGCACTCCAACTGGCTGTTGAATTATCGCGATACAACAGAGCGGTGGGTTTTGGAGTCAATCATTTTTTTGCAGAAGAAGAAGAAATTTGGTTGGAAAATTTATGGTAG
- a CDS encoding isochorismate synthase produces the protein MTVSQCRADFFVYNKELYHFLWAIQQNCLRKNCTQIASVSIEIDPVDPLVVFSKLGQPQQINFYWENKSKKEAIASFDAAAKLEITGKNRFKASEDFIKDCLEKTVCFSEIARAFSKPLFLCSFSFFEEPSQADYPFPSATIFLPCWQVAVKNNRYTFVANIPMDANVDIQKILQVLWSKLETISSLNSLEYSFLPLKIVQPKLSQQYVANPEQFKRSVSGALESIQSKRLRKVVLADALDVRASIRFNLLQSLNNLRQLHSNCCIFSISNGKGQNFIGASPERLIGIDKQQLITDALAGSAPRGKTPAEDAVNASRLLSSEKERHEHSLVIDFITQRLSQLGLLPQVLRPRLRQLSNIQHLWTPINAIVPNNVHPLSIVAQLHPTPAVAGASREIACREIRRYENFERGLYAAPLGWVDSEGNCEFIVGIRSALIDGDRARLYAGAGIVAGSNPDKELAEVQLKLQALLRALV, from the coding sequence ATGACAGTTTCACAATGTCGCGCTGACTTTTTTGTATACAATAAGGAGCTATACCACTTTCTTTGGGCGATTCAGCAAAATTGCCTAAGGAAGAATTGCACCCAAATTGCTAGTGTTTCGATAGAGATTGACCCAGTCGATCCTCTGGTTGTATTTAGTAAACTGGGTCAACCCCAGCAAATTAATTTTTATTGGGAGAATAAAAGTAAAAAAGAAGCGATCGCGTCTTTTGATGCTGCTGCTAAATTAGAAATAACAGGCAAAAACCGCTTCAAGGCGTCAGAAGATTTTATCAAAGATTGTCTGGAAAAAACCGTTTGTTTTTCGGAAATTGCTCGAGCTTTTTCTAAACCCCTGTTCTTATGTAGTTTTAGTTTCTTTGAAGAACCCAGTCAAGCTGATTATCCATTTCCATCTGCTACTATTTTTCTTCCCTGTTGGCAAGTCGCTGTTAAAAACAATCGATACACATTTGTTGCTAATATACCGATGGATGCTAACGTGGATATTCAAAAAATATTACAGGTTTTGTGGAGTAAGCTGGAAACCATCAGTTCTCTTAATTCTCTAGAATATAGCTTTTTACCTTTGAAAATAGTACAGCCAAAATTGAGTCAACAATATGTCGCTAATCCAGAGCAGTTTAAGCGTTCGGTATCGGGAGCTTTAGAAAGTATTCAATCAAAGCGTCTGAGAAAGGTGGTATTAGCAGATGCACTAGATGTTAGAGCCAGTATTCGATTTAACTTACTACAGTCTTTAAATAATCTACGACAGCTGCATTCCAATTGTTGTATCTTTTCTATAAGTAATGGAAAAGGACAGAACTTTATAGGAGCTAGTCCAGAGCGTTTGATAGGCATTGACAAGCAGCAATTAATTACTGATGCGCTTGCTGGTTCTGCTCCACGGGGTAAAACACCAGCTGAAGATGCAGTAAATGCCAGTCGCTTGCTCAGTAGTGAAAAGGAAAGGCACGAACACTCTCTAGTGATTGATTTTATTACACAACGGCTGTCGCAACTGGGTTTACTACCCCAAGTATTAAGACCTCGTTTGAGACAACTGTCTAACATTCAACATTTATGGACTCCCATAAATGCGATTGTTCCTAATAACGTTCATCCCTTAAGCATAGTCGCGCAATTGCATCCAACACCAGCCGTTGCAGGTGCTTCTAGAGAGATTGCTTGTCGTGAAATTCGCCGTTATGAAAACTTTGAAAGAGGATTGTATGCAGCACCATTAGGTTGGGTGGACTCTGAAGGAAACTGCGAGTTTATTGTAGGAATTCGCTCGGCACTTATAGATGGCGATCGCGCTAGACTTTATGCAGGTGCTGGTATTGTTGCTGGTTCCAATCCTGACAAGGAACTTGCAGAGGTGCAGCTTAAGTTACAAGCTTTGTTAAGAGCATTGGTATAG
- a CDS encoding 2-succinylbenzoate--CoA ligase, with translation MVATLEYIVEQSLRVPSDWLICDSDNLFPLIIKQRYLELMQFSHWKTPPKILLAEPEPVKFLASFLAACQANCPVFLCNPGWGQQEWEQVFDLVKPDIIWGVNHKVSELCKEQHSFPPSPCPSLSPSPLIMIPTGGSSGKIKFAMHTWETLMASVRGFKEYFQVDNINSFCVLPIYHVGGLMQFMRSFTTGGQLAILPFKELESGQNYNIQPQEFFISLVPTQLQRLLQNAELTQWLAQFQTVLLGGAPAWSELLEAARCHKIRLGLTYGMTETASQIATLLPDDFLKGKDSCTRLLPHAKVNIYNEKGEILKPNQTGNIKISSQSLALGYYPNIQTNWEFLQTDDLGFLDEQGYLHISGRSSDKIITGGENVYAIEVESAIRGTQMVTDVCAIGVPDPVWGQAITAIYIPKNSNISYLQIKELLKNKMSRFKIPKNWIKVDSLPRNSQGKINRLQVQELASNFLQKNLRQNQVLTPPKHTNQHSGCDRATG, from the coding sequence ATGGTAGCAACGTTAGAGTATATCGTAGAACAGTCCTTGCGCGTACCTTCAGATTGGCTAATTTGCGATTCCGATAATTTATTTCCCCTCATTATCAAACAACGATATCTAGAGTTAATGCAGTTTTCCCATTGGAAAACACCTCCAAAGATTCTCTTAGCCGAACCCGAACCAGTCAAGTTTCTTGCAAGTTTTCTTGCAGCTTGTCAAGCAAATTGTCCGGTTTTCCTTTGTAATCCCGGTTGGGGACAACAAGAATGGGAACAGGTTTTTGATTTAGTTAAACCAGATATTATTTGGGGCGTGAACCATAAGGTATCGGAGCTCTGCAAAGAGCAACATTCTTTCCCCCCATCCCCCTGTCCCTCCCTATCCCCGTCTCCACTCATCATGATCCCTACAGGCGGTTCATCGGGGAAGATTAAGTTTGCCATGCATACTTGGGAAACTTTAATGGCGTCAGTACGGGGATTTAAAGAATATTTTCAAGTAGATAACATTAACTCCTTTTGCGTATTGCCTATTTATCATGTTGGCGGATTAATGCAGTTTATGCGTTCTTTTACAACAGGAGGTCAGCTGGCAATTCTCCCATTTAAAGAGTTAGAATCCGGACAAAACTATAATATTCAACCACAAGAATTTTTTATTTCTCTAGTTCCTACACAGTTACAACGTCTCCTGCAAAATGCAGAACTCACTCAATGGCTCGCCCAATTTCAGACAGTTTTGTTAGGAGGTGCGCCTGCTTGGAGCGAACTTTTAGAAGCAGCAAGATGCCATAAAATTCGATTGGGTCTGACTTATGGTATGACAGAAACAGCATCTCAAATAGCGACCCTGTTACCAGATGATTTTCTTAAGGGTAAAGATAGTTGTACCCGTCTGCTACCTCATGCCAAAGTCAATATTTATAACGAGAAAGGCGAAATTTTGAAGCCAAATCAAACAGGCAATATTAAGATTTCTTCTCAATCCTTAGCCCTTGGTTATTATCCTAATATTCAAACTAATTGGGAGTTTTTACAAACAGATGATTTGGGCTTTTTAGATGAACAGGGGTATTTACATATTTCCGGACGTAGCAGTGACAAAATTATTACAGGTGGTGAAAATGTTTATGCTATAGAAGTGGAATCAGCTATTAGAGGAACTCAAATGGTAACAGATGTTTGCGCGATTGGTGTACCCGATCCGGTTTGGGGACAAGCAATAACCGCAATTTATATACCTAAAAATTCAAATATTTCTTATTTACAAATTAAGGAATTATTGAAAAATAAAATGAGTCGATTTAAAATTCCAAAAAATTGGATTAAAGTAGACAGCTTACCTCGAAATTCTCAAGGCAAAATTAATCGGCTACAGGTACAGGAATTAGCTAGCAATTTTCTGCAAAAAAATCTCAGACAAAATCAAGTACTTACTCCACCTAAGCATACAAATCAGCATAGCGGTTGCGATCGCGCCACCGGTTAG
- a CDS encoding PAS domain S-box protein — protein MRDEDKTKEQLIQEIAELRQRVSSLETLATQQQKAETVLYDRAQRQVQREQALNRVIQSIRNSLDIKTIFSTAAREIAHLIHADRAEIVQYLPERQLWLNVTDYRKNLDLPSALGLEIPDSYNEIASRLKRLEVVVIEDASSNYIDEINRNFAEIYSGAWLLVPLHVNSSVWGSLSIIRSCQSSPWQQEDIELTCAVADQVAIAIQQSTLYEQVQSELRERKRAEAAIYFQAHLLSAVEQGVIATDLDGKIIYWNRFAETLYGWSAQEAIGQNIMDVVVTDTLREQGLKIMSELQQGKSWSGEFPVQRRDGTHFCVLVTDAPIYDDQGVLIGVVGVSTDISERKQIEEKIREQAALLDIATDAILVRDLNHKILFWNKSAERLYGWKAQEALGQNAQVFLYREIPLQLQEAINQVHTTGEWYGELNKVRKDGKDIIVESRWTLVRDESGNPKSILTVDTDITEKKQLQTQFLRAQRLESLGTLASGIAHDLNNILSPILLSAQILKMKLGNEQHNQLLETLELNAQRGADLVKQVLSFARGVEGQRTVLQMKHLIIEIQQFAKQTFPKSIQFICKTASNLWTVYGDATQLYQMLMNLVINSRDAMPKGGILDISADNFFIDENYAKMNLEATVGPHIVISIRDTGTGMSPEILDRIFEPFFTTKAVGQGTGLGLSTVLGIVKSHGGFINVSSSVGKGTEFQVFLKAVMANEIQSIENLPLPTGNGELILVVDDEAKIRDITKTALENYNYKVLIASDGIAAISMYAQNVSDIRVVLLDMMMPTLDGMTTIQTLKKINPSVKIIASSGLQENQLIAESLGIHKFLQKPYTMKQLLQIIQNLL, from the coding sequence ATGAGAGATGAAGATAAGACAAAAGAGCAGTTAATTCAAGAAATTGCTGAACTGCGACAACGTGTTTCAAGCTTAGAAACATTAGCAACTCAACAGCAGAAAGCAGAAACGGTATTGTACGATCGCGCTCAAAGGCAAGTTCAAAGAGAGCAAGCACTCAATCGAGTCATTCAAAGTATCCGCAACTCCTTAGATATAAAAACAATTTTTTCCACAGCAGCCCGTGAAATTGCTCACCTCATTCACGCCGATCGAGCAGAAATTGTACAATATTTACCAGAACGGCAACTGTGGTTAAACGTTACAGATTACCGCAAAAACCTAGATTTGCCAAGTGCTTTGGGATTGGAGATTCCCGATAGCTATAATGAAATTGCGTCTCGACTCAAGCGATTGGAAGTTGTTGTTATTGAAGATGCAAGCAGTAATTATATAGACGAAATCAACCGCAATTTTGCGGAGATTTACTCTGGAGCTTGGTTGCTAGTACCATTGCACGTTAACTCTTCAGTTTGGGGTAGTCTCAGCATAATACGCTCTTGCCAATCTTCCCCGTGGCAACAGGAAGACATAGAATTAACTTGCGCTGTAGCCGATCAGGTGGCGATCGCCATACAGCAATCAACCCTCTATGAACAAGTACAAAGCGAACTGCGAGAACGCAAACGAGCAGAAGCAGCAATTTACTTTCAAGCGCATTTATTATCAGCCGTAGAACAAGGAGTCATTGCCACCGACCTTGATGGCAAAATTATTTATTGGAATCGTTTTGCAGAAACTTTATATGGCTGGTCGGCACAAGAAGCGATCGGTCAAAATATTATGGATGTTGTTGTGACCGATACTTTACGAGAGCAAGGACTTAAAATTATGTCCGAGTTACAGCAAGGTAAAAGTTGGTCAGGCGAATTTCCCGTGCAGCGTCGAGATGGAACTCATTTCTGCGTACTAGTAACTGACGCCCCAATTTACGATGACCAAGGAGTCTTAATAGGAGTTGTTGGTGTTTCTACTGACATTAGCGAACGCAAACAAATAGAAGAGAAGATCCGCGAACAAGCTGCGTTGCTGGACATTGCCACAGATGCTATTTTAGTTCGAGACTTAAACCACAAAATTTTATTTTGGAACAAAAGTGCCGAGCGTCTTTATGGTTGGAAAGCACAAGAAGCTTTGGGACAAAATGCTCAAGTTTTTTTATATAGAGAAATACCGCTACAACTCCAAGAAGCAATCAATCAAGTTCACACAACAGGTGAGTGGTACGGTGAATTGAATAAAGTCCGAAAAGATGGTAAAGACATCATTGTAGAAAGCCGATGGACACTCGTGCGGGATGAAAGCGGTAATCCAAAATCTATCCTTACTGTTGACACCGACATTACAGAAAAGAAACAACTGCAAACTCAGTTTCTTCGCGCTCAGCGATTGGAAAGCCTTGGTACGCTTGCTAGCGGTATTGCCCATGACCTCAACAATATATTGTCTCCCATTCTCCTCTCCGCTCAAATTCTAAAAATGAAACTGGGCAATGAACAGCACAATCAGCTACTGGAAACTTTAGAACTGAATGCTCAACGTGGTGCAGATTTAGTCAAGCAAGTACTTTCCTTTGCGCGTGGCGTTGAAGGTCAGCGTACAGTATTACAGATGAAGCACTTGATCATAGAAATTCAGCAATTTGCCAAACAGACATTTCCTAAATCTATTCAATTTATTTGTAAAACAGCGTCAAACTTGTGGACTGTATATGGAGATGCAACACAGCTCTATCAGATGTTGATGAACTTAGTTATCAATTCTCGGGATGCAATGCCCAAAGGTGGTATTTTAGATATCTCGGCTGACAATTTTTTCATTGACGAAAACTATGCCAAGATGAATCTTGAGGCAACAGTTGGACCTCACATTGTTATCTCTATTAGAGATACAGGTACGGGTATGTCACCTGAAATCTTGGATAGAATTTTTGAACCTTTTTTCACCACCAAAGCCGTGGGACAGGGAACGGGGCTGGGTCTTTCAACTGTGCTCGGTATTGTGAAAAGTCATGGTGGTTTTATCAATGTTTCTAGTTCTGTTGGCAAAGGAACGGAATTTCAGGTTTTTTTAAAAGCCGTGATGGCAAATGAAATACAGTCAATAGAAAATTTGCCCCTACCCACGGGTAATGGAGAATTAATTTTGGTTGTAGATGACGAAGCCAAAATCCGAGACATTACCAAAACAGCATTAGAAAATTACAATTATAAAGTTCTTATTGCTAGTGATGGTATTGCAGCTATTTCAATGTATGCCCAAAATGTATCTGATATTCGCGTCGTCTTGTTAGATATGATGATGCCAACTCTGGATGGCATGACAACGATCCAAACTCTGAAAAAAATTAATCCGTCGGTCAAAATTATTGCTTCTAGCGGTCTTCAAGAAAATCAGCTAATTGCTGAATCTCTTGGTATTCACAAGTTTTTGCAAAAGCCATACACGATGAAGCAGTTGTTGCAAATAATACAAAATTTGCTTTGA
- a CDS encoding acyl-CoA thioesterase, translating to MAFTYNHTVRFRDTDAAGVVYFANVLAICHEAYEESLATFGMNLKDFFTNPSIAFPIVHANVDFFRPLYSGDNLVIRLIPQQLSGDRFEVGYEVIVGEVVAAKAITRHVCIDTSSRTKTELPENMKQWLETNRKGAESIERRKSRETI from the coding sequence ATGGCTTTTACATACAACCACACCGTTCGCTTTCGAGATACAGATGCAGCCGGAGTAGTTTACTTTGCTAATGTCTTGGCCATATGCCATGAAGCCTATGAAGAATCTCTAGCCACCTTTGGCATGAATCTCAAAGATTTTTTCACGAATCCATCTATTGCATTCCCCATTGTTCATGCAAATGTCGATTTTTTTCGCCCATTGTACTCCGGGGATAATTTAGTTATTAGACTCATACCCCAACAACTGAGTGGGGATAGATTTGAAGTCGGTTATGAAGTTATTGTTGGTGAGGTAGTCGCTGCAAAAGCAATTACCAGACACGTCTGTATTGATACATCCAGCAGAACCAAAACAGAGTTACCCGAAAACATGAAGCAATGGTTGGAGACAAATCGTAAAGGTGCAGAAAGTATAGAGAGAAGAAAATCGCGAGAAACTATCTGA
- a CDS encoding glutamate-5-semialdehyde dehydrogenase has protein sequence MENIIAVAQKTRRAALKLAVLSTEAKNQAIEAIAQALESAKDEILQANLADCETSIAEGIAEPLYKRLKLDEHKLRDAIAGVRDVGKLADPVGTVQIHREIDTGLILKRLTCPLGVLGIIFEARPEAAIQIVSLAIKSGNGVILKGGKEAVRSCETIVKAIKQGLSQTAVNPDAVQLLTTREEILQLLKLDKYVDLIIPRGSNSFVRFVQDNTRIPVLGHADGVCHLYIDKAADLEKAVAITVDAKTNYPAACNAIETLLVHANIAPKVLPQISEALQHLKVELRGDERTRQILPNILEATEQDWETEYNALILSIKIVDSLEEAIAHINEYGSKHTDGIVSEDEEAAQTFLALVNAAGVYHNCSTRFADGFRYGFGAEVGISTQQMPPRGPVGLEGLVTYKYQMSGNGQIAATYTGANAKAFTHRDLL, from the coding sequence ATGGAAAACATAATTGCAGTTGCTCAAAAAACAAGACGGGCTGCACTCAAACTAGCAGTGCTTTCAACAGAGGCAAAAAATCAAGCAATAGAGGCGATCGCACAAGCTTTAGAATCGGCAAAAGATGAGATTTTGCAAGCAAATCTTGCTGATTGTGAAACATCTATTGCTGAGGGAATTGCTGAGCCTCTCTACAAACGTCTCAAGTTAGACGAACACAAATTAAGAGATGCGATCGCGGGTGTTAGAGATGTCGGTAAATTAGCCGATCCGGTGGGTACCGTACAAATTCACCGCGAAATCGATACGGGTTTAATCCTCAAGCGATTAACTTGTCCTTTGGGAGTCCTAGGGATCATTTTTGAAGCACGTCCGGAAGCTGCTATTCAAATTGTTTCCCTAGCTATCAAATCAGGGAATGGCGTTATTCTTAAAGGTGGAAAAGAAGCCGTTCGTTCTTGTGAAACAATAGTTAAAGCAATTAAACAAGGATTATCTCAAACTGCAGTCAATCCAGATGCAGTCCAGTTGTTAACAACAAGAGAAGAAATTTTGCAACTTTTGAAATTAGATAAATATGTCGATTTAATTATTCCTAGAGGTTCTAACTCGTTTGTCCGTTTTGTTCAAGATAACACGCGCATTCCCGTTCTCGGTCATGCTGATGGGGTTTGTCATCTTTATATAGATAAAGCAGCGGACCTAGAAAAAGCTGTTGCTATTACAGTAGATGCAAAAACGAACTATCCAGCTGCTTGTAATGCAATTGAAACTTTACTCGTTCATGCCAATATTGCCCCAAAGGTATTACCACAAATAAGTGAAGCTTTGCAACACCTTAAGGTAGAACTAAGAGGGGATGAACGCACGCGCCAAATTCTACCTAATATCTTAGAAGCAACCGAGCAGGACTGGGAAACAGAATATAATGCTCTGATTTTATCAATTAAGATTGTAGATTCCTTAGAAGAAGCAATTGCTCATATAAACGAGTATGGTTCCAAACACACTGATGGAATTGTTTCTGAAGACGAAGAAGCCGCTCAAACATTCTTAGCATTGGTAAATGCTGCAGGAGTTTACCACAACTGTTCGACCCGCTTTGCAGATGGCTTCCGTTACGGTTTTGGTGCAGAGGTTGGAATTAGCACTCAACAAATGCCACCTCGAGGTCCTGTTGGGTTAGAAGGTTTGGTGACTTATAAGTATCAAATGAGCGGTAACGGTCAGATTGCAGCTACTTATACGGGAGCAAACGCTAAAGCCTTTACCCATAGGGATTTGCTATAG